In Paenibacillus hexagrammi, the following are encoded in one genomic region:
- a CDS encoding MarR family winged helix-turn-helix transcriptional regulator: MAHDLPLQTDLAALLSMSFSAIIHELHQRLDALGFDDIRPAHGFLFQRINPDGATGMEIAEHLGITKQAVSQMIDYLEQHEYVARRQHPKDGRGKIIVLTERGWQLIHAREAFYKEIEQQWAAIIGSERLEHIKSDLSHIILNIHAGEFPQRLRPVW; the protein is encoded by the coding sequence ATGGCACATGATCTGCCCCTACAAACTGATTTAGCAGCACTTCTATCCATGTCATTCAGCGCGATTATTCATGAACTTCATCAACGTCTGGATGCTTTAGGCTTTGACGATATAAGGCCTGCCCACGGATTCTTATTTCAACGTATCAATCCGGACGGCGCGACCGGCATGGAAATAGCCGAGCATCTGGGCATAACCAAGCAAGCGGTCAGCCAGATGATCGACTATTTGGAACAGCACGAGTATGTCGCAAGACGCCAGCACCCGAAGGACGGGAGAGGCAAGATCATCGTATTGACCGAACGCGGATGGCAGCTCATACATGCCAGAGAAGCCTTTTACAAGGAAATCGAACAGCAGTGGGCTGCCATAATCGGCTCAGAGCGTTTGGAGCATATCAAGTCCGATTTGAGCCATATCATCCTAAACATACATGCAGGAGAATTCCCTCAGCGGCTGCGGCCTGTCTGGTGA